The following proteins are co-located in the Macadamia integrifolia cultivar HAES 741 chromosome 3, SCU_Mint_v3, whole genome shotgun sequence genome:
- the LOC122072659 gene encoding uncharacterized protein LOC122072659 translates to MKLFYNAKAIRLRGHQDKYLLADEDEESVCQERNGSSQNARWIVEFLKEPNLIRRKSCYGKYLTASDVPFLLGMMTSHMILQTLPSRLDSSVELESLREGFQVRLKTRHSNFLRANGGLPPWRNSITHDTPHISATKDWILWDVDIVEIRVDSPIRPSPPVVNQKGGRPQSILQLLHPQ, encoded by the coding sequence ATGAAACTCTTCTATAATGCGAAGGCCATCCGGCTACGAGGCCATCAGGATAAATATCTGCTTGCAGATGAGGATGAGGAATCTGTGTGTCAAGAACGGAACGGCTCATCACAGAATGCCAGGTGGATCGTTGAGTTCCTCAAAGAGCCAAACTTGATCCGTCGCAAGAGCTGCTACGGAAAATACCTCACCGCCTCCGACGTTCCCTTCCTTCTTGGGATGATGACTAGTCACATGATCCTTCAGACACTGCCTAGTAGATTGGATTCCTCTGTGGAGTTGGAGTCCCTCAGGGAAGGCTTCCAGGTTAGGCTTAAGACACGCCATAGCAACTTCCTGCGTGCAAATGGAGGTCTCCCTCCCTGGCGAAACTCCATCACCCACGATACCCCTCATATAAGTGCCACTAAGGATTGGATCCTCTGGGACGTCGATATTGTCGAGATTAGAGTCGATTCGCCAATTCGTCCATCCCCACCAGTGGTTAACCAAAAGGGAGGGAGACCCCAATCGATTCTTCAGCTTCTCCATCCTCAGTAG